In Ignavibacteriales bacterium, a single window of DNA contains:
- a CDS encoding 4-hydroxy-3-methylbut-2-enyl diphosphate reductase: MKVTVDESAGFCWGVIRTIDIAETELKSSRNGKNLYVLGDIIHNPMEIERLKKEGLQTITHDQLQNLRGEKVFIRAHGEPPSTFDTAKQLGIDIVDATCPVVRKVQERIRKFYESGYQVVIYGKIDHAEVIGLVGQTNGEAIVIKSLEEIDKVDMNKKTVLFSQTTMDKQTFYRLKEEFQNKIKELVVDSFEQQAIEFHAKDTICGQVFGRDKKLQEFAKKNDIMIFVAGKSSSNGKVLYNICKDANPRTYFVENEHQVLPDWFDGIESVGISGATSTPQWVMQQVKQEIEKRFCEVKTKQTAL; the protein is encoded by the coding sequence ATGAAGGTGACAGTTGACGAAAGCGCCGGTTTTTGTTGGGGCGTTATCAGAACGATAGACATTGCAGAGACAGAATTGAAATCATCGAGGAATGGTAAAAACCTTTACGTTCTCGGAGATATAATACATAATCCGATGGAGATTGAGCGGCTGAAGAAAGAAGGATTGCAAACGATCACCCACGACCAATTGCAAAATCTTCGCGGTGAAAAAGTTTTTATCAGGGCACACGGTGAACCGCCATCGACATTCGATACCGCGAAACAATTAGGAATCGATATTGTTGATGCCACTTGTCCCGTTGTGCGAAAAGTGCAAGAGAGAATCCGCAAGTTTTACGAAAGCGGATATCAGGTTGTAATTTACGGTAAAATCGATCATGCTGAAGTGATCGGATTGGTTGGGCAGACAAACGGTGAAGCAATTGTGATAAAATCTCTCGAAGAGATTGATAAAGTTGACATGAATAAGAAAACCGTTTTATTCTCTCAAACGACTATGGATAAGCAAACATTTTATCGTTTGAAAGAAGAATTTCAGAATAAGATCAAAGAATTGGTAGTTGATTCATTCGAACAACAAGCCATCGAGTTTCACGCTAAAGATACGATTTGCGGACAGGTTTTCGGAAGAGATAAAAAACTTCAGGAGTTTGCAAAGAAGAACGACATAATGATTTTTGTTGCCGGAAAAAGCAGTTCAAACGGTAAAGTCTTGTATAATATTTGCAAAGACGCGAATCCGAGAACTTATTTCGTAGAAAACGAACATCAGGTTTTACCGGATTGGTTCGATGGAATCGAATCTGTGGGTATAAGCGGTGCGACATCCACCCCGCAGTGGGTTATGCAACAAGTCAAACAAGAAATTGAAAAACGGTTTTGTGAAGTCAAAACAAAACAAACAGCATTATAA